Genomic segment of Pseudomonas sp. CCI4.2:
CGGCAGCTGAGCGCTTGCATAAAACCCAGTCGACCATCAGCCAGAGTTTGCAGCGCCTGGAAGAAATCGTCGGCACGCCCCTGGTCCAGCGCACCAGTCGTTCAGTTAGCCTGACGCCTGGCGGCGAGACCTTTCTGATATACGCCCGGCAAATCCTCAAACTCCACGGCGATGCGATCAACGCAGTGCACCTGCCCAACGAGCAAGCGTGTGTTCATGTGGGCATGCCGGAGGATTACGCGCAATTTTGCCTCGCACAGGTGTTGCAGGACTTTCAAGAGCAGTTCCCCCAGGTGCGGCCAGACATTTGCTGCGAAATGTCCACGGCGCTGGTCGGCCGTTTGCAACGCGGCGAGCTGGACTTGGTGCTGGGCGTGCAACACACCAACATGCAGCAAGGCGAATACCTGTGTGACGAGCCACTGGTGTGGGTGGCTGCCGGGGATTGGCGCTGTGATACCCACGAGTCCGTGCCGTTGGCCGTGTATGCGGAGGGCTGTGCTTTTCGCGCCAACGCCGTTGGTGCACTGGCCGAGGCGGGGCGGCCGTGGCATGTAGTGTATACCAGCCAAAGCCCGCGTGGCATTGCCATCGCCATCGAACAGGGGCGTTCAGTGGGAGTTACTGCGCGCCGCTTGGTGCCTGCCGGCTGGCAAATTCTGGACGAGGCACAAGGCTTCCCGCCCATCGAACCCGCGAGGTTGATGTTCTGGCGTTCTGCCCAGTGTCAGGAGTTGGCAGTCACGGCGCTGGCAGATATCTTGTGGCGCCAGTTGGGCCGTTCAGAGTTGTTGGCCCAGCGCGGACTCGCCGCGTTGACGACCAGCCATCAGCCGCAGCAGTAATACGCTGGCCGCCACCGAACAGACAATCCAGCCATGTACCCAGCTGAACTGTCCCGTAGTTTGCAGTATCCAGCCGCACAGCCCGTTGGCGGTGGCACTGGCCAGTCCATAGCCGACCATGCTCAGGCTCACCACTTGCAGGCTCTGCACCGGGTTCAACCGTGCGCTGAGGTAGGCCGCCATCAAGCCCCATGCCGGAAAATAGAACAGCGCGAACAGTCCGGCTGCCAGCCACGTCAGTTCCAGATTCGGCCGCCACAGCAAGGCGATCATTGCCAGGCCGAACGCGCTGATGCTCAAGGCCATGACTCGCAGCGCACCCCATCGATCCGCCAATGAGCCCAACAACAAACCGCCTACCGCCCCGCCGATACCGATCAGCGTCCACAGCGATCCAGTGGTTTGTGCGCTGGCGCCCAGCTGTTCGCTGACAAACGCCGAGAGAAAATTCAGGAAGGGTCCGCTGATCCCGCCAACACAGGCGCTAAGCACGAGTATGTGCAGCGCCACCGGGTATTCCAGGCACAGGTGCAGCCATTGCTTGAGTTCCCGCCGCAACGACGGCTTGCGCTGAGGCTTGTCGCGTTGGTCCGCTGCCAGTGGTGCCAGCGCCCAAAACGTTGCTACCGTAACGATCAGCGTCAAGCCTGCGCAGATAAACCAGAAGTGCGTCAGGGAGATGCCCTGCAACAAGGCGATCAGCAGTCCATTAAGGCAAATCGCAAACGCCGCCCCCGATGACGCCAGACCCAGCACGCGGCTTCGGTGGGAGACAGGGATTACCTCGCCCACCAATGCTGCAATGGCATTCCAGTTCGATACGGCGCAGGCCGAGATCAGCGCCAGGCACAGTGCGAACGGTATGACCCATGGCGTGGCAACCGCTAAAACCATCAACACCGGGCTTAACGCAATGGTCAAACGCACCATATTGCGAGGGCTGATCCAGGCCGCAGCGATGCCACTGACGAGAGATGCGCCCATATAGAACAGTTGCAGCAGCGCGGCGATGAAGGCGGCCTGGCTATAACTTAGCCCGAACACTTGGCGGATCTCGGGTAATAGAGCCGAATACAGAAAAATACTGAAACCGTGGGTGGTGGCGTTGCACGCGGTAAAGATAACTGCCAGCACACCGATACTTCTTGCCGGCGAGTTAATGGGCATTGGCATGTGTCTGACTCGATAAGGTTGGATGTACCACGTGCAGGCAAAGCTTTAATCTTGCCGAGAATCAACGCGAGGAGATAACAGGCTAACTGTTGAACTTAGACTAGCGTTTATATAATAAAAACCGCCAGTGCTTAATTGTCATGGTTGCACTGCGAAATACTCATGCTACTTATGCGTGAGCGACAATTATTGGTCTCAAACCGACGCCTCGAGCCTAGGATTTGTCCCGGCCATGATTAATGATGGGAAACAGTGCTGCTTAAAGCCGTACTGATGGCAGCCTTGTGGCTGCGGCCAACACAAAAATGCATGTTACTCAGAAAATTTTCTGCGGGGTGTGGGATGCTTGGCATTCGTCAGCCGATGCGGAAGTATCTTTAATGAAACGCAAAATGCCCGCGCTGAACGCACTCAAAGCTTTCGAAGTGGCCGGCAGTACGGGCAGTTTTACCCGCGCTGCGGAATTGTTGAACGTCACGCAAAGTGCCGTCAGCCGCCAGGTTCGTCAGCTTGAGGAGCAGTTGGGCGAGAACTTGCTGGAGCGTCGTCACCACCATTTGGAACTGACCAGTGCGGGCCGGGTTTTGCTGCGAGCGCTGCATCAGTCCTTCGATAAGATCGAGCTGACGGTGCGCAGCATTCAGGAGAAATCCCACGCCAATCGCTTGCACATCAATGCACCGCCGACGTTCACCAATCGCTGGCTGATGCCTCGCTTGGGCAGGCTGCGCGAGCGGCATCCGGAGTTGGAATTGAGCATCACCACGCGCCTACAGGACAGTCTGGCCGAGACCAGTACCCTGGATTGTGCGATCCGTTTTGGCGACGGCGAATGGGACGGGCTGGACAGCTCGCTGCTGATACAGGAGCGGCATATCGCCGTGTGCTCGCCGACCTTGTATGCGCGGGAGTGGAGCGAGCGCGGCATCGACCTGAATCGCTTGACCCTGCTGCATGTGCTGGCCCGGGAAGACCAGCGTTATTTGACCTGGAAGCACTGGCTGGACGCCGCGCGCATCAGCGGTGTCGACACACAAGGCGGTTACGAATTCGACCTGCTGGACCTCGCCATCCGTGCGGCCACCGATGGCTTAGGCATCACCATTGCCGACTGGCACATGGTCGCTTCCGAACTGGCCAGCGGGCAATTGACCCAAGTGCTTAACGTGCATGTCGACGGGCATCAATCCTATTGGCTGGTGACCCGCCCGGAGCAGACGTCGTTGCCCCAATTGCAGCTATTCAACCAATGGCTGCAAGAAGAGATCTGGTTGGCGCAACGTCAGTTGGAACCCTCTAAAGCGGTGCCGTCAGCCGTCTGAAGGGTAACGTAAGGGGTAACCTGCGTTTTACGAATGTTTTAATGCTCAATAAATCGTTTGTTCAACCCGGCGCGGATGACAAGACTGCGGTGACTGGATAAAAACAACGATGGGCGATTGACATGCGATTAGAGCGAAACTTTGTAAACGGCCACTTCATTGAACCGACCAGCGACGCATCGATCGCGGTGTACAACCCCGCGACCGAAGCCTTGGTCGGTCATGTAGCCGCCGCCACTGCCAGCGAAGCCATTGCAGCAGTAGATGCCGCCGCCGCTGCTCAGAAAGGTTGGGGCAAGCTCACCAGCATTGAGCGCGCCGACCACCTGCGTGCCTTCGCTGATGCCCTTGATGCCTGTGCCGAAAGCATCGGTGCTGCCTTGGCCAGCGAGTCCGGCAAAAGCGTGGCCGACGCCAGCAACGAAGCCCGTTATGCCGCGCAGATCACCCGCTACCACGCTGAATGGGCACGCCGTATCGAAGGCGAAATCATTCCCAGCGACGCCCCGGACGAAAACATCTTTTTGCACCGCGAACCGATCGGCGTCGTGGCCTGCCTTATTCCGTTCAACTACCCGGTTTACACCTTGCTGCGCAAAATCGCCCCGGCGCTGATTGCCGGCAACACCGTGGTAGTGCGCCCGAGCAACAACACGCCGACTTCAGCCTTTGAAATCGCCAAGGCCGTCCAGCAATCCGGCATGCCAGCAGGCGTGGTGAACATCCTGACCATGGACCACGCCACGGCATCGTCCTTGTGCACCCACAAATCGGTCGGGATGATCACCTTGACTGGCAGCGTCAACGCCGGGCGAGTGGTGCTGGACTACTGCAAGACCAACATCGCCAAACCTTCTCTGGAGCTGGGCGGCAAAACTCCGGCGATCATCGAAGCAGACGCTGACCTGGAAAAAGCCGCCAGCGACATTATCGCCTCCAAGACCACTCATTGCGGCCAGCTGTGCACGGCAGTAGAGCGCGTCTACGTGCAAGAAAATGTCTACGACGAATTTCTGGCTTTGCTCCGAACCAAAATCAAGGCGGTGAAAATCGGTGACCGCAGCACCGACGCCAGACTGATGGGGCCCCTGGTCAGCGCCAGTGCCCAGCAAAACATTCATGCCATGGTTGAGCGCGCCATTGCCGACGGTGCTGTATTGGAAGCAGGCGGCGTGCTGCCGCAAGGCAAAGGCCATTTCTATCCGCCGACCCTGCTCAGCGGTTGCCGTCAGGGCATGGAAATCGTCCAGGAAGAAATCTTCGGCCCAGTGCTACCCGTACTCAAGTACCGCGACATCGACGAAGCGTTGGCCATGGCCAACGACCACCAATTTGGTTTGTCGTCGGTGCTGTACACCGAGAACTACCGCACCACCATGAAAGTGGCCAACGCCATCGAGTCCGGTGAGCTGTACATCAATCGCACCCCGGCCGACCCGTATCAGGGTTACCACGCTGGTTGGAAACGCTCAGGTCTGGGCGGTGATGACGGTAAACACGGCATGCTCGAATTTACCCAGACTCGATTAGTCGTGATGAAGTTTTAAGGTCAGCTACAGGCTTCAAACGCCACGTTCAGCGCCAACCGTTTTTAGTTCGCAGCTAGCCGCTTGTGGCCGTTTCTATACCGCTTACCGCTTCACCTAAAACAATAATTATCAGGGCACCTGGATCACCAGGACGCCCGAGGTCACACAGATGTCCAAGCATGCATCCACTGCTGCCGCTGTTCAGAATTCGGCGTTAAAAGGCCGCAGTGACAAGGCCAGTCGTTATATCCAGTTGTCGTTGTTGGTACTTGCCGCAGGTGCGATCTACCCGATCCTGTACCTGCGTCAGGTTTACCAAACCACCATGCTCGACGTGTTCCACATCAGCCACAGTGAGTTGGGGTACCTGTATTCGATGTTGGGTACGATCTTTCTGCTCAGCTATCTGCCCAGCGGCTGGTTGGCCGACCGGATTGCACCACGGTTTTTAATCTTCTTTTCGCTGGTCGCTACCGGCGCATTGGGCCTTTGGTATTCAACCGCACCGTCCATGACCGGCCTGATGATTATTTTTGGTTGCTGGGGGCTGACCACCGGTTTGACCTTCTGGGCTTCGGTGCTCAAACGCGTAAAAATGATTGCCCACCACACTGAACAGGGCCGCTTCTTCGGCATCCTTGATGGCGGTCGCGGCTTGGTAGAAGCGCTGTTGGCCACCATCGCCCTTGGGCTTTTTGCCTTCGCCACCGAGACCCGCGGCGAGTCGGCAGCCGAAGGTTTCAAACACGTCGTTTATCTGTACGCGTTTATCTGCATCGCCATCGGTTTTGCACTGGTGCTGATCAAAGATCCAAAGGCGCTGGTTGAAACCGCAGCGGAGCAGAAAGGCAGCTTCAACCTGCTCGCGGACTTGGCTACCTTGGTCAAAATCCCGGAGCTGTGGCTGGTAACTGCCATTGTGTTTTGCGGTTATCACATCTTCTGGGCCACCTATAGCTTCTCCGATTACCTGCAAGGCAACGGTATGACTGCGGTCATGGCGGGGACCATAACCACCATCAAGTTATGGATGCGGCCCATTGGTGGTATTGGCGGAGGTTTGCTCGGCGACAAGTTTTCCAATATCTCGGTACTGATCGTGGCGCTGGTGCTGGCGACCTTGGGGATGGCGGGCTTGATAGTGTTCCCGGGGCTGAACAGTCTGGCACTGCTGATCGGTACGGTGATTTTCATTGGCCTGATGACCTATGCCATCCGCGGCCTGTATTGGGCCATTCTCGACACCTGCGACATCCCGCTGCGTATCACCGGCCTCGCCATCGGCATTGTTTCGGTGGTGGGGTATCTGCCAGACACCTTCATTCCGCTGATCAATGGCTACCTCACCGAAAATTTCCCCGGTGCATTCGGTTACCAGCTTTATTTCGGCTATATCGCCTTCGTCGGCATGCTCGGGACCTTCGCGGCTCTGGGATTGCGCGCGCGTATCAATCGTAAATCCTTGAACCAGACTGGTGCCTGAGATGAAAATCGTCGCCCTTGAAACCCATATCGTTGCCGTACCTCCACCGCACATTGGTGGCATGTACTGGTTGTTCGTCAAAATCAAAACCGATTGCGGTATCGAAGGTGTTGGCGAGATATACGCTGCGACCTTCGGCCCCAAAGCCATGCTGCCGATCATCGAAGACGTATTCGAACGCTACTTGCTCAACCATGACCCGCACCACATTGAGCGCTTCTTCCGTCAGGCCTATTCCAGCGGGTTCACCCAGCGTCCGGACCTGACCATGATGGGCGTGGTCAGCGGCCTGGAAATGGCGTGCTGGGACATCATCGGCAAAGCAGCGAACAAACCGGTTTACGAATTACTCGGCGGTAAGGTCAATGAACGCCTGCGTTCCTACACCTACCTGTATCCGGTCAACAGCAAGGGCGAGTACGACTACGATGACCCGGACCTGGCGGCTGAATGCGCCATCGAAAACATGAACAAAGGTTTCACCGCGCTGAAGTTCGATCCGGCCGGCCCTTATACCGCGTATTCCGGCCACCAGATCTCCCTAGAAGTGTTAGAGCGCTGCGAAACCTTTTGCCGCAAAATTCGCGAAGCGGTGGGCGATAAATGCGACCTGTTGTTTGGCACCCACGGGCAAATGGTGCCGTCCTCGGCGATCCGTCTGGCCAAGCGCCTGGAAAAGTACGACCCATTGTGGTTCGAAGAGCCAGTGCCGCCGGGTCAGGAAGAGGCCATGGCGCAAGTCGCGGCCAAGACCAGCATCCCCATTGCCACCGGCGAACGCCTGACCACCAAGTATGAGTTCTTCAAGGTTTTGCAGACCGGTGCCGCCTCCATTTTGCAGATGAACGTCGCCCGCTGTGGCGGCCTGCTGGAAGCCAAAAAGATCGCGAGCATGGCCGAAGCCTATTACGCGCAAATTGCACCGCATCTCTATAACGGCCCCATTGGCGCGGCAGCGAGCTTTCAACTGGCTACCTGCACGCCGAACTTCCTGATCCAGGAAAGCATCATGACTTGGGGTGGATTCCATGCCGAAATCCTGACCAAACCGCTGCAATGGGAAGACGGTTACATCATCCCGTCCACCGAGCCGGGCCTGGGCGTGGAGTTGAACATGGACGTGGTGCGCAAGCATTCGCCCTACACCGGCGAGCGCCTGCACCTGCAAATGGCGGCCGCTCCCGCCGACGTTAAAGACACCTCCCCGGCCAGGGGCTGAGAACCACCCCCGCCTTTAAATGGGCGGGGCATGGCACCTGATGCGGGTGCTTTAAAACGACTTACGCGGTAACCGTACATGACTTATGACTACATCATCGCTGGCGCGGGCGCAGCAGGTTGCATCCTCGCCAACCGGCTTTCAGCGTCGGGCAAGCACACCGTGTTGCTGCTGGAAGCGGGCGGCAAAGACAGCTCTTTGTGGTTCAAGATTCCGGTTGGCTTCGCCAAAATGTATTACAACCCGACCTTCAACTGGATGTACTACAGCCAACCGCAAAAGCAATTGAACAACCGTGAAATCTACGCGCCACGGGGCAAGGTGCAGGGTGGGTCGGGCTCGATCAACGCCATGATATTCGTTCGCGGCCAGGCCCACGACTTCGACGATTGGGCAGCCAACGGCAACGAAGGCTGGGGTTTTAAAGACGTACTGCCGTACTTCCGCAAACTGGAAAATCACCCACTGGGCGACAGCGAATACCACGGCGGTAGCGGTCCTATCAGCATCACGCCGATGAAGGGGCAGACCCATCCCATTTGCGATGTATTTCTCAAGGGCTGCGACGAACTGGGGTATCCCCACAGCGACGACTTCAACGGCCCGACATTTGAAGGTTCAGGCATCTACGACGTCAACACCCGCAAAGGCCAGCGCTGCTCCAGCAGCTTTGCGCATTTGCACCCTGCATTGAGCCGGCCTAACTTGACTGTAGAGCTTCACGCATTGGTTGACCGGGTGATATTCGATGAAGCGCAACAGCGCGCCACCGGGATTTCCGTGACCCAGAACGGCGTGGTTCGCACGTTCACGGCCAACAAGGAAGTGATCCTCTGTGCCGGTGCCGTGGACACACCAAAGATTCTGCAATTGTCGGGCGTGGGTGATCAGGCATTATTGGCCAAACATGCGATTCCCTTGGTCAAGCACCTGCCAGCGGTAGGCCAGAACCTGCAAGATCACCTGTGTGCCAGTTACTACTACAAGGCCAATATCCCAACCCTTAACGACCAACTCAGCTCGCTGTTCGGTCAGTTCAAACTGGGCTTGAAGTACCTGCTGACTCGCAAAGGCGCACTGGCCATGAGCGTCAACCAGGCGGGCGGTTTTTTCCGCGGCAATGAGGCTCAGGCCTACCCCAACCTGCAGTTGTATTTCAATCCGCTTTCGTATCAAATTCCAAAAAACAACAAGGCAAGCCTCAAGCCAGAGCCGTATTCAGGCTTCCTGTTGTGCTTCAACCCATGCAGACCTACCAGCCGTGGAGCAATCGAAATTGCGTCCAAAAATCCACGGGACGCAGCGCTTATCGACCCGAACTACCTGAGTACACAAAAAGACATCGACGAAGTGATTCAAGGCAGTCGGCTGATGCGTAAAATCATGCAAGCGCCAGCGCTCAAAGGCATCACCGTCGAAGAAGTACTGCCGGGGCCAGCGGTCGAAAGCGATGAACAGATGCTGCAGTACTTCCGTGAAAACAGTGGTTCGATTTACCACCTGTGCGGGTCCTGTGCCATGGGCGCGGATGAGCACAACTCGGTGGTAGATAAGGAATTGAAGGTTCATGGGATTAAAGGATTGCGGATTGTCGATGCTTCGATTTTTCCTAATCTGACTTCTGGAAATACCCATGCAGCGGTGTTGATGGTGGCAGAGAAAGGTGCGGATTTGATATTGCGGGGGGCGTGAGTTTTTTGCCGCCAAATTTGATACGCATCTCAGGCATGATGGCAGCATTCGCTTTTCGGACTAATGAAGCCCGGCTGAAAACCGTGGTTGACGGCCTCACGACCCAAAGGCTGCTTGTCTTGTGGTGGAATGCGCACATCCTCGAGAGGAGGACTTTGCCTTTCTTGGGAAGGTTCTCAAAATCACTAAAAGTGTCGGGCCTAAGGTTGCCGGAAGATACTGAAAAAAGGGGTAGGGCTGTTGGCCAGAACAGCAATGGTTTTTTGCCGAATACGGTGAACGTTTCCACAGCACGCGAGTGATGGTTAGGTGAGGGGATGGACGTCGCTATTCAAAGACTTTCTGTTTGAGCTGTACGTCCGGCCGGTGCTGATTGGTGAATGTGAGCCGCTGACATAACTTAAAAGTCGACGCTCAGATGCACTACTTCAATTTGATCCATACGCATTCATCGACCCAGCTATGCTGAAAAACTCAAACGGAGGAGTACGGTCATGGCTGACATGCAAGCACGAGAAGCCGTGAGGTTGCTGATTTGCCGGGATTTCGGGGGTTTGTGGAATCGGGTGCGTAGGTTAGTGGAAACAGACAACAACAAGCCAACACACACCCAGATACGCTATTTAACATAATATACATTATGCGCAACGACCAATCAGTTCGTTGGCTGTCAAGCTTGCCAAACTGCAGCGCTTGTCTCTTACGCATCACCTGATCAGGCTTTCTGTCTGACGATGTATGCACAGTGGGTACATTCTGCGGTCCGCACGCTTTGTGATAATCACCACGCTGGCCAACGTCCACAGCATTACACCCATCAGAATCGGATCATAAATTCTCACGCAGTGAAACTATACGGACACCGGCTGTGGTGAACACATTGCGATATCTCGCTAAACAATCGTCCTGACCGTCTAGATTTTGGTTGCAACGGATCTGCTTAGGGACGGCATCAAAGGTGCCAGCAGATCATGCTTACCAGGATTGCTGCGCTTGGTTTTATTGGTGTATCAGCAGTTGCTTGAGAACCTTGGCAAGCATTGTTGGGTCAAGCGTATAAGCTCCGCCCGATGTGCCTTACCATTATATTTGGCAGACTATTAAAGATTCAACTAAGCTGCTTTTTGATTCTTTAAGCTATAACTAAACTAAATGACCATTTAGTTTAGTTAATTAAAAGGCGTATAAAGCGTATTTACCTTGCGAATTTGCATCAGTGGTCAGCAGCTTGGGCTGGCACAGCCCGCTTCACGCAAGGTCTGAATGGCTTCAACAAGCAAGGCCATTTACGCCCGCTGCACTATCACCCTCCTCAACCTCCTCACTGTTCATAGAATTTAATAGAGTCTCCGGCCGGACCTTGGTACAAATAGGCAAGGCTTGCTGGGATGGTTGTCGTATAGCTCGGTCATCGGCAGACCTTAGAGGAACAACAAAAATAATAGCCATTGTGCCCCATGGGCCAAGGATCTCGAGACATGTCTAATACAATGCCAAAAACAGCAATTGTGGGGTCGCACGTTTCTGATCACGGAGCGAGAAAGATCATTTTCGCGTCGTCCCTCGGGACGATTTTTGAATGGTATGACTTCTTCTTGTACGGTGCCCTCGCCGCCATCATCGGCAAACAATTCTTCGCAGGTGTCAACGACACTACCGCCTTTATCTTCGCCTTGATGACCTTTGCTGCGGGCTTTCTGGTTAGGCCATTCGGCGCATTGGTGTTCGGCCGCCTGGGTGACATGATCGGCCGAAAGTATACGTTTCTGATGACCATTATCCTGATGGGTTTGTCGACCTTCCTGGTCGGTCTGCTGCCTGCCTTCGCCAGCTGGGGCATCGCCGCACCGATTACTCTTGTAGTCCTGCGCATGCTTCAGGGTCTGGCCCTAGGTGGTGAGTACGGTGGCGCCGCAACTTATGTAGCGGAACATGCGCCTATGGGTAAGCGCGGAAAATTTACCGGATGGATTCAGTCAACCGCCACCCTCGGGCTGCTGCTGTCACTGCTAGTGATCTTGGCCTGCCGGTACATCACTGGCGACCAGTTTGAGGTCTGGGGCTGGCGCATTCCGTTCCTGCTTTCGATCATCATGGTGGTGGTTTCGACCTGGATCCGCATGAGCATGCATGAGTCGCCCGCCTTCGTGAAAATAAAGGCCGAGGGCAAGGCGAGCAAATCGCCGATCCGTGAATCGTTCGGTTCTTGGGAAAACCTCAAAATCGTGCTCATCGCGCTGTTCAGCATCAATGCCGGGCAAGCGGTGACCTTCTATACCGCACAATTCTACGTGCTGTTTTTCATGACTCAATTCTTGAAGATGGACCCTTCGCAGGCCAACATGCTGCTCATCATCAGCGTGGTAATTGGCGCGCCATTTTTCGTGATCTTTGGCGCACTGTCGGACAAGATCGGGCGCAAACCCATCATTATGGCCGGCCTGCTGCTGGCCACGGTGCTGTACTTCCCGCTGTTCAAAGCACTGAGTCATTACGGCAACCCTGAAATTGACCGGGCCAGCCATCAGGCGCCGATCACCGTCTTGGCGGATCCTGCATCCTGTACCTTCCAATTCGATCCGGTGGGAAAGGCCAAATTTGACAGTCCGTGCGACAAAACCAAAACCTATCTTGCAAAGTTGGGCTTGCCTTACAGCTCGCAAAACGCCCCGACTGGCAGCCCGGTGGTGATCAGTATTGGTGAACAGCATATCCAGGGCTTCGATGAAGCAGTCGTTCACAAAGCCGTCATGGACGCCGGTTACCCCGCCAAGGCTGATAGCAGCAAGGTCAATCAACCCATGGTGGTGGTGATAATTGTTGCCCTGATTCTCATCGCCTGCATGACGTATGGCCCGTTGGCGGCCGTCATGGTCGAGTTGTTCCCGACCCGCATTCGCTATACCTCCATGTCCCTGCCCTACCACATCGGTAATGGTTGGTTTGGCGGGTTTCTTCCAACGGTATCGTTTGCCTTGGTGGTGTACACCGGGGATATTTTTTACGGCCTGTGGTATCCGGTGCTAGTGACGGGAGTTAGCTTGGTGGTCGGTATCTTCTGCCTCAAGGAAACCAAAGACGTTGACTTGGACCACGTTTAAATAACACCCGTTTTGAGCAACGAATCGTAGTGCTGGCCCGCGCCTAGCTACCCAGCACGTTCCAAGGTGAAGTCACGGTATGAGAACGAGGGTACCCGACGACGTGCCGCTTTCAAGGGCGGCATGGGCCTGGGCCACATCGGACAAGGCGTAGCGGCCTCGGATCATGGGTTTGATGATGCTGGCCTCGACCGCGGCCAGTACATCTTTAGCGCGGTGTTGATATTCGGCGATATCGGTGGTGTGCGCGACGATGGAGGGTCGAGTCAGAAACAGCGACCCTTTCGCGTTCAACGTGCTTATTTCCAAAGGCGCAGGCGCACCGGATGATGCACCGAACGAAACCATCAAACCTCGAGGTTTTAGGGAGTTCAGCGAGGCTTCGAATGACACGCGTCCGATTGGATCGTAGACGACGTCCGCTTTCTTGCCATCAGTGATTCGCGCAACATCGGCTGCAAGTGTCTGCGGGTTGAAAACCAGTACCGCGTCGCACCCCAGTGCTTTAGCCTTATCAACGCTCTGCTCACGAGAAACGATGCCTATCACGAATGCGCCAAGGTGTTTGGCCCAAGGTGCCATGATCTCGCCGAGACCGCCTGCAACGCCGTAGAGCACCATGACAGTGCCAGGCCCGACGGGATAGGTCGACTTGAGGAGGTACTGTGCGGTGATGCCCTTAAATAGAACGGCGGCCGCTTCTTCGAACGTCATCGAGTCCGGAATTCTTACCAGTTTATTTGCGGGATACAGGCGCCCACTCGCATAACTTCCCAGTGGCCCAGTCGCGTACGCCACGCGGTCACCCACATTGACGTTGTCTACGCCCTCACCCACTGCTGCTACACGGCCCGCACCCTCCAGACCTAAGCCGCTGGGTAATGTCACCGGCACCGCGCCATTGCGTTGGGTGATATCGAGGAAGTTGACGCCAATCGCCTCCTGTTCCAACCATACCTCGCCTGCACCAGGAGCGGACTGACCGACCTCTTCGACCTGCAAGACTTCGGGTGCACCTGCATGAGTGAACTTGACGACAGAAACCATAAAGTGCTCCTTGTTGTGCACTGCGCGCAGCAAACTGCGGGCGGTATCCAGTGTTTAACTGGCGAGACGAGAAATGACATGACTATCAAGGGTTTTCAGGTGCAGTGGATGCTTGGTAATGTGGCTTGGCGAACGATTGCGCGCAAACATCTCTCATGCCTGAAGCTTATCGGGTACCCATGTTGAAGTGAGAACTCCTGATCCCTGTGCAATCTACGCCCTCGGGGCAACCGAAAGCTTCAAAAATATGGATGCAAAGCGCTTGCTCGCGGAT
This window contains:
- a CDS encoding mandelate racemase/muconate lactonizing enzyme family protein, yielding MKIVALETHIVAVPPPHIGGMYWLFVKIKTDCGIEGVGEIYAATFGPKAMLPIIEDVFERYLLNHDPHHIERFFRQAYSSGFTQRPDLTMMGVVSGLEMACWDIIGKAANKPVYELLGGKVNERLRSYTYLYPVNSKGEYDYDDPDLAAECAIENMNKGFTALKFDPAGPYTAYSGHQISLEVLERCETFCRKIREAVGDKCDLLFGTHGQMVPSSAIRLAKRLEKYDPLWFEEPVPPGQEEAMAQVAAKTSIPIATGERLTTKYEFFKVLQTGAASILQMNVARCGGLLEAKKIASMAEAYYAQIAPHLYNGPIGAAASFQLATCTPNFLIQESIMTWGGFHAEILTKPLQWEDGYIIPSTEPGLGVELNMDVVRKHSPYTGERLHLQMAAAPADVKDTSPARG
- a CDS encoding GMC family oxidoreductase, with amino-acid sequence MTYDYIIAGAGAAGCILANRLSASGKHTVLLLEAGGKDSSLWFKIPVGFAKMYYNPTFNWMYYSQPQKQLNNREIYAPRGKVQGGSGSINAMIFVRGQAHDFDDWAANGNEGWGFKDVLPYFRKLENHPLGDSEYHGGSGPISITPMKGQTHPICDVFLKGCDELGYPHSDDFNGPTFEGSGIYDVNTRKGQRCSSSFAHLHPALSRPNLTVELHALVDRVIFDEAQQRATGISVTQNGVVRTFTANKEVILCAGAVDTPKILQLSGVGDQALLAKHAIPLVKHLPAVGQNLQDHLCASYYYKANIPTLNDQLSSLFGQFKLGLKYLLTRKGALAMSVNQAGGFFRGNEAQAYPNLQLYFNPLSYQIPKNNKASLKPEPYSGFLLCFNPCRPTSRGAIEIASKNPRDAALIDPNYLSTQKDIDEVIQGSRLMRKIMQAPALKGITVEEVLPGPAVESDEQMLQYFRENSGSIYHLCGSCAMGADEHNSVVDKELKVHGIKGLRIVDASIFPNLTSGNTHAAVLMVAEKGADLILRGA
- a CDS encoding MFS transporter, whose product is MSNTMPKTAIVGSHVSDHGARKIIFASSLGTIFEWYDFFLYGALAAIIGKQFFAGVNDTTAFIFALMTFAAGFLVRPFGALVFGRLGDMIGRKYTFLMTIILMGLSTFLVGLLPAFASWGIAAPITLVVLRMLQGLALGGEYGGAATYVAEHAPMGKRGKFTGWIQSTATLGLLLSLLVILACRYITGDQFEVWGWRIPFLLSIIMVVVSTWIRMSMHESPAFVKIKAEGKASKSPIRESFGSWENLKIVLIALFSINAGQAVTFYTAQFYVLFFMTQFLKMDPSQANMLLIISVVIGAPFFVIFGALSDKIGRKPIIMAGLLLATVLYFPLFKALSHYGNPEIDRASHQAPITVLADPASCTFQFDPVGKAKFDSPCDKTKTYLAKLGLPYSSQNAPTGSPVVISIGEQHIQGFDEAVVHKAVMDAGYPAKADSSKVNQPMVVVIIVALILIACMTYGPLAAVMVELFPTRIRYTSMSLPYHIGNGWFGGFLPTVSFALVVYTGDIFYGLWYPVLVTGVSLVVGIFCLKETKDVDLDHV
- a CDS encoding quinone oxidoreductase, producing MVSVVKFTHAGAPEVLQVEEVGQSAPGAGEVWLEQEAIGVNFLDITQRNGAVPVTLPSGLGLEGAGRVAAVGEGVDNVNVGDRVAYATGPLGSYASGRLYPANKLVRIPDSMTFEEAAAVLFKGITAQYLLKSTYPVGPGTVMVLYGVAGGLGEIMAPWAKHLGAFVIGIVSREQSVDKAKALGCDAVLVFNPQTLAADVARITDGKKADVVYDPIGRVSFEASLNSLKPRGLMVSFGASSGAPAPLEISTLNAKGSLFLTRPSIVAHTTDIAEYQHRAKDVLAAVEASIIKPMIRGRYALSDVAQAHAALESGTSSGTLVLIP